Below is a genomic region from Triticum dicoccoides isolate Atlit2015 ecotype Zavitan chromosome 5A, WEW_v2.0, whole genome shotgun sequence.
GACAGATGGTTCTTTCCAAAGATCTCTTCTGTCCCTAGGTGGAAGCCTCCTGATGGTGATATTATTAAGATCAATATTGATGGTTCTTTTCATGTTGGTAACAATTGTGGTGGATGAGGCGATGTTTTGCATTCCAAAAAGAAAAGGTTTACATTCAAAATGCAATGAAGAGGCAGGACATAAACATCACTAACCACATCTCTTGTAGACTACCACTGGAATCTGTATCACATACCTTTCTTGCTTCTGCAAATCCTAAGCGCCATTCATGAACGCCGGCTTCATTGCCCACGCAATCAGTTGTGACACCTTGATGTCTGCCTTGCCGTTGTTGAAGACGTGAAGGCGCGCCTCATCGCCGCGGGCAAGCGTCGGGTAGACACGAGAAAGGATGCAGGTCCTCCCTCCTGCCCCAAAGCTCTCAACGACTGACCCGTCAATCTACGAAGGAAAATGGAGAGGAAAAGTAAGACAAAACACTTTCTAAACTTGTATAGCATGAGGAACTGTTGAATGGTAGCATACCAGGCTTCTCAAGGATATCTTGCCCTTTGTGATGTCAGTATCCACAAAACCTGCGAAGGTCGGCTTGTACAGGTTCTGGCTCAGAGATGACCTGCACCGGACAAAGAAGCCCAATGTCAAATCAGCGCTAGAAAATTTGTGTATGTTACATGCATGAGATGATGAATTTAAGGGACGAATGAGAGTCGGGAGATGACATTACATGGTGGGATCGGAGCACATCAGGACCACCAGCTTCGTGCTGTTGATGTTGTGCGCGGCCTTGAACACCCGGAAGAAGATCGTCGTTCTCTCCTCCAGCTTGGAGGAGGCGAGCACCCACAGGCCGAAGGGGCCCACACCACCTTCCACGTCCACGCCCCTCACGCTGCACAGCTTCTGGGCGTCGTTGGCCAGCGCTGGGTCCAGTGCCTCCACTCCCTCCAGGCTCGGTACCTCAAAGCTCATCTCAACGTCAGCCTGACAGACCAAGTGCATGCACAAGTTAGTTGGTTATTAATTAATCATGAACTGATCACCACACTTACAAAAGTATTTGTGACTTTGTGTTAATCAATCTTCGAAAATTAGGTTGCATAAGTACAGTTGGAGTCTTATTCTTTTTAGTTAATAATAAGAATTACAAAATGGAACAATATGTTGGTCAAATGTATCTGGGTTAAGCAATCTAATCACATCAGTATAGTTGGAACCTTGGAGGTGTGCATGCAAGGTCAATATGTACAGGACggcaagtctttgttctttttagtTAATTGATCTTATTCTTGTTAGTTAATGGAGCAGAATGCATGACTGCGAAGTTGAGATTAGAGTAGAGGACAGATGTAGTGAAATCTGCGGAGTACAAACAGATGGACTCAGAAAAGAGATACCTGTGGAGCACGGAGTAGAGTAGAGTGAAAAGTTAGCAAATTGGCAAAGCGAGTGATCGGCGTACACAATCCCTAGCGACTCCTCGTCCCACTGCCACTGGCTGGCTTGAACACGGTGGACAGAGCCTCCAGCCGTCACCCACATTGGCTGATGGGCGCCTCCCTCTATGCCCAACCTAGACTCTGTAGCTCCTTCCCGCTGGTTTTTACCCCTGTCCTCCTAGCTCCCCTTTGTGAGATGGGTGGGTTTGTATCCATCTAATTCCCGTGGTGCACTAGTGTGGGAACCTTGTTTTCTTCTATGCCCTCTGACTGAAGTGTCAAGTGGGTgggtgtggggggaggggggaggggaatcTGGGTATGCTGCTGCGCGTGGGAAGAGCTAGGAAGCAGAGGAAGCTGCTCAGGGGTAGAAGGGGATGGAGTCCATGATGGGACGCCTCAACATCCTGGCCGATGAGGTGGATATGGTAGATATGAATAACGAGGGCAAGGTGCTTTTGCCGTCTGTCATCCACATTCAGACAATCAAGGTTGTGGTGAGGCCGGTATGGGGCAACCCGAGAGGGCTGTGACTCAGATCCTTAGGTAACAACCTTTTTGTTGCTGATTTTGCGAGCTTGGGTGGCAGACTGTGCTCTTGAGGACTCTCCCTGGATGGTCGGGCACCACGGGGTGCTGCTACAAGAGCTCGACGCAAGACTGCGACCATCAGAGATCCGGTTTGATTCAATGTCAATCTAGATACGCATTGTGAATCTTCCTATTCAGTGGTTAAACAAGGCCAAGGTTCTGAAGATTGCTAGTTTGATTGATAAGAAATGCCAGCTGGATGTGGATGATTTTGGAGATGCCTCTGGtagctattggggaacgtagtaatttcaaaaaaatcctacgcacacgcaagatcatggtgatgcatagcaacgagaggggagagtgtgatctacgtacccttgtagaccgacagcggaagcgttatgaaaacgcggttgatgtagtcgtacgtcttcacggcccgaccgatcaagcaccgaaactacggcacctccgagttttagcacacgttcagctcgatgacgatccccggactgcgatccagcaaagtgtcggggaagagttccgtcagcacgacggcgtggtgacgatcttgatgttctaccgtcgcagggcttcgcctaagcaccgttacaatattatcgaggattatggtggaagggggcaccacacacggctaagaaaatgatcacgtggatcaacttgtgtgtctaggggtgccccctgcccccgtatataaaggagcaaggggaggaggccggccggccctataggcgcgccaaggaggagtcctccctctcctaggagggggaaggatgtggggagggagaaggaaagggggccgccgccccccctctcctagtccaattcggaccaggggggaggaggcgcgcggcccaccctggctgcccttctctNNNNNNNNNNNNNNNNNNNNNNNNNNNNNNNNNNNNNNNNNNNNNNNNNNNNNNNNNNNNNNNNNNNNNNNNNNNNNNNNNNNNNNNNNNNNNNNNNNNNNNNNNNNNNNNNNNNNNNNNNNNNNNNNNNNNNNNNNNNNNNNNNNNNNNNNNNNNNNNNNNNNNNNNNNNNNNNNNNNNNNNNNNNNNNNNNNNNNNNNNNNNNNNNNNNNNNNNNNNNNNNNNNNNNNNNNNNNNNNNNNNNNNNNNNNNNNNNNNNNNNNNNNNNNNNNNNNNNNNNNNNNNNNNNNNNNNNNNNNNNNNNNNNNNNNNNNNNNNNNNNNNNNNNNNNNNNNNNNNNNNNNNNNNNNNNNNctacgaagatctttatcggtcagaccgcataacaacatacgttgttccctttgtcatcggtatgttacttgcctgagattcgatcgtcggtatctcaatacctagttcaatctcgttaccggcaagtctctttactcgtttcgtaatacatcatctcgcaactaactcattagttgcaatgcttgcaaggcttatgtgatgtgcattaccgagagggcccagagatacctctccgacaatcggagtgacaaatcctaatctcgaaatacgccaacccaacatttacctttggagacacctgtagagctcctttataatcacccagttacgttgtgacgtttggtagcacacaaagtgttcctctggcaaacgggagttgcataatctcatagtcataggaacatctataagtcatgaagaaagcaatagcaacatactaaacgattgggtgctaagctaatggaatgggtcatgtcaatcacatcattatcctaataatgtgatcccgttaatcaaatgacaacacatgtctatggttaggaaacataaccatctttgattaatgagctagtcaagtagaggcatactagtgacgtttagtttgtctatgtattcacacaagtattatgtttccggataatacaattctagcatgaataataaacatttatcatgatataagtaaataaaataaaagcattattattgcctctagggcatatttccttcagtagcttCCTGCGGGAGAGGGTCTCGGTTCCAGTTGATCAACCACTCCAGAGATGGGTGACAACGATGAAGCAGAGGGCTGTGGAAAAGTTTGAGTTGCAATATGAGAAACTTCACTTCTACCTTAGCTGTGGGCTAATTGGGCATGGAGATCTAGAGTGCCATTTTCCTGCAGCTCAGGGCAAACTCCCGTTTGATAGGAAGCTGAGAGCGCCTAATGATCGTAGAAAGAAACTTCAACCTTTCAGCCAGGCTGATGCAACGTCGTCATGGAATAGCGACTACAGAGACCGTACTGGCCGGAAATCCAACCCTGGGTCTGCATCCAGCCATACCAACCATGAAGATGAGGGCTCTGGTTTGAAACCGGGTGAGGAGGATGTTACCTCCCTAAACTCGAAAACTCATGTGGTGCCTGGTTGCTCAAGAGCGTTTAAAATTGCAAAGAAGCTCTTTGATGCTGGAGCGAGGAGATGAAGATTCAGAAATAACACAAGCCTATGCAACGAGGGCTAGAAGCTCTCGCAGTTGACAACCTCACTCTGCCCTAGCCCTTACGCCGGTGCTGAAGGGGGCACACAACAACAATGCTATCATGCTGGATCTTGATAACAAAGGAGAAATGGCAAAAAAGCAAAAGAATGACAAACCTGCAAACAactctcatgtggtggtggctactAGGGTTCAGCCCCGCCACCATCAATGAATACTTATGTTTTAACTACCGGGGCTGCGGGCGGTCCGAGGAAGTTCACGTCTTCACGAGATGCACAGCCTTGTGGAAACTCATGACCCAGCTTTGGTCTTTCTTTCGGAGACAAAACTGAATGCTACAAGAGCTCAAGATTTGAAGTGGAGAATTGGGATGCAAAATGCAATAGTTGTGAGCAGTGTTGGCCTTAGTGGTGGGTTGGCTCTGTTCTAGATGAATGATGTTCATGTGCGGGTTCTAAATCTATCCACTTCGACATTGACGACATGGTGTGTGGTGAAGCCACTGGAGAAAATGAATAGAGATTTACTGGGTTCTATGGTGACCCAAACCGCCAATTCAGAGGGGATAGCTCGTGCTTGCCTCAGTTTTTACACCAGCAACATGATGAACCTTGGCTCTGTGCAGGGGATTTTAGCGAGACACTTTGTGCTTCTGAAAAGTCTGGGGGTGATGTTACGGAGGAATGGAAAATGGAGGGCTTTAGAGAGGCAACTGATTTCTGCTCTTTCTCTGATCTCAGTTATGCGGGGCCGCGGTATACTTGGGATAATCTGCAAGATGGCAACTCAATGTCAAAGTCCGCTTGGACAGGGCTCCTGGGTATGTTAGCATCCTGGATAGGCTTGATGGCCCTTTGGTTTCCCATGTTCAAACTATGGAGTCTGACCATTGCGTCATTCTGATCACGTTAAGAAGATCAAACTGGCTTGGAGGTGGATCTTCTGGAAAGCCGTTTAAGTACGAGAATATGTGGCGCATGCATGAACAATATGAGGAAACTGTTAACAAGACTTAATAAGAGGATCTCAGAGCTGTTAGCCCGGGAAGAAGCTACGTCTGGCCTGCACTCTTGGATTCAGTGGTTGAAAGAGGGTGACAGGAACATGGCCTTTTTCCATGCCAAGGCAAAAGAACAAGCAAGCAACAACAATATCAGCTCCTTGAAGCGAGATGATAGTTCTTTCTGCACCAACCAACCAGAATTAGAGTCAATGACAGGTCAATTTTTCCAAGGATTATTCACTGCTCTAGAAATAGCTGTCCCTGATGTTGTGACTGCATTTGGTCCCCGTAAGGTGACTGCTTCCATGAATGAGGGCCTCTGTGCCCTCTTCCTCGACAAGGAAAATGAGAAAACGCTCTTCATGATGAAACCCAACTCCTCGTCTGGTCTTGATGGCTTCACGATGGGTTTCTACATCAAACATTAGCACTTACTGAAGAATGATATCTGCAGGGCAATCAAGAAGTTGTTGCGTGGAGAAGGCTTTAGCAGCATGCTCAAGTTCAGAAGGACTCTTTATCTTTTGAGAGGGGTTAGGATTGGTATTCACTGCCCTTGAAAGAGATTCTTGACAACTACAAGATTGGCTCAGGTCAAATGGATAACAAAAGTAAATCAGTTGTTTTCTTCAGTGCAAACTGTAGCATGAGCATGAAATAGGAAGGGCTCTGGGGTGCTGACATCTGTTCTGAAGCCCTTGCGTTAAAGTATTTGGGACTTCCAACAACTCTTGGAAGGTCTACTTCTGAGGTTTTTGAGCACATTCCAACAACAATAAAAAATTTGGTGAATACTTGTAGTGGTAAAAATCTCAGCGCTGCTAGGAGAGAAACACATATACAGATTGTGGGCCGGGCAGCGCCAACTTATTCTATGAGTGTCTTCCAGCACTAGGTCACAACCTGCAAAAAGATCGCCAGCAGCCTTGCCAAATACTAGTGGGGAGGGGATGAGAAGAAAAGCAAGATGCACTCGACTAGCTGGCCGAAAACTGCCAAGCCTAAAGGTGTGGGCGGGATGGGCTTCAGGGATATCAGAAAGTTTAACCAGGCTCTTCTTGCGAAACAAGGCTGGAGACTCCTGACTTACCCGGATTCCTTATGTGCCCGGGTTTTGCGTGGCAAGTACTACCACAACTGCAACTTCCTGGAGGCAAACAAGAAGAGAAACTCTTCTCATGTGTGGCAGAATATTCTTCATGGCAGAGATGCCCTGAAGAAAGGCCTCATAGCAATGGCAACTCCACTACAATTTGGGATAGGCAAAAGTGTGTTTGGATAAACATGGTTCAAAATTTCCTTGTTAATTGCCTTACacatgattgtaatcttcttctacATTTCTATGATTGAATGCTTCTGAATCACAAAAAAAAGAGATACCTGTGCCGTTCGTAGCCCGATCTCAACATGTTCTTGCTGCTTGACCAACCTGTCCTTGAGACCGACCAGATTTCCCCCTCTGAGTGTCTTAACCAACTCGACGAGCCACTGTCTCAGCTGCCTCCCTCTTGGGTCAAGCCAAACCTTCCTTGGAATTGCCTAAAAATATGACACAAATACTTCTAAGATCACGGTACGTATGAAAAATCTTTTGGCTTGACTAAACTATACCAACATATGTATAAATGACGATGATTTGGACAGTTTAAACATAATTACTTGGATTCCAGCCCATCCCTTGGCAACGTCATCAGTGTCGGTGTCCGACTCATTGGCCCAGCCCCACAGAATCCAGCGACGCTTGACCGGGTCATAGAATGTCTTGGAAGCATAGAAGTTCCCATAGTCGTACCGCAGGTGGTGCTCGTCGCTGGCGGGGTCGTCCGGAACGTACCGCTCCCTGTTCCCGTCGTAGGCACCGACGGTGTAGTAGTCTGTACCGGCCGACTTCAAGGCTGTTCTTCAGCACGTGCTTGTTGGAGGGCACTGACGTGTCGAGCCCGTACTGCCAGCCATCCACGGCGACCGGGTAGAAGTCGGGGCATTCCCACATCCCCGTGGCCGCTGAGTGTAGAGGCTTCCTCACCCGCGTCCACCGCTTGAAGTCACGGCTCCGGTACACGTATGCCATGCCCCAGGACGTCCCCTCGAGGCTGCCTACGAGCAACCTCCAGTGGCCTTCGGCATGCCACGCGGTGGTCGGGTCCCGGAACTTCGTGTCATTGATGCCGCCCTCTGGCACGATGATCGGGTTGCTCCCAGGCTTGACCCACTCACGTAGCAGCGGATCCGACTTGTTCTTGGGAAAAGCAATGTTTTGGACCTCGTGGTACAAATCCTGGGTCTTCTGCTTGTCACCGGTGTACATgatctatattatcttctgttttggatattattgggttttattatccacttttatattatttttgggactagcctattgacccagagcccagtgccagtttctgtttttcccttgtttcagtgtttcaaagaaaaagaatatcaaacggagtcgaaacggaatgaaaccttctggagaagttatttttgaaaggaaagcaacctgatagacttggagtgcacgtcgggaaagaaacgagggagccacgaggtagggggcgcgcccaccccctagggcgtgccctccaccctcgtgggcccctcgtggctcccctggcgtatttcttccgcctatatatatccatataccctaaaacaatcggggaggcacaatagatcgggagttccactgccagaagcctctgtagccaccgaaaaccaatctagacccgttctggcaccctgccggagggggaaatccttctccggtggccatcttcatcatcccagtgctctccatgacgaagagggagtagttctccctcggggctgagggtatgtaccagtagctatgtgtttgatctctctctctctcgtgttcttgatttggcatgatcttaatgtatcgcaagctttgctattatagttggatcttgtgtttcttctccccctctactctcttgtaatggattgagtttccccttcgaagttatcttatcggattgagtctttaaagatttgagaacacttgatgtatgtcttgccatgcgtatctgtggtgacaatgggatatcacctgattcacttgatgtatgttttggtgatcaacttgcgggttccgcccatgaacctacgcataggggttggcacacgttttcgtcatgattctccggtagaaactttggggcactctttgaggttctatgtgttggttgaatatatgaatctgagattgtgtgatgcatatcgtataatcatacccacggatacttgaggtgacattggagtatctaggtgacattagggttttggttgatttgtgtcttaaggtgttattctagtacgaactctagggctttttgtgacacttataggaatagcccaacggattgattggaaagaataactttgaggtggtttcataccctatcataatctcttcatttgttctccgctattagtgactttggagtgagtctttgttgcatgttgagggatagttatatgatccaattatgttattattgttgagggaacttgcactagtgaaagtatgaaccctaggccttgtttcaacgcattgtaataccatttgtgctcacttttatcattagttaccttgctgtttttatattttcatattacaaaaaccattatctactatccatattgcacttgtatcaccatctcttcgccgaactagtgcacctatacaatttaccattgtattgggtgtgttggggacacaaaagactctttgttatttggttgcagggttgcttgagagagaccatgttcatcctacgcctcctacggaccacttgagggaaattttctactgtcctacaaacctctgcacttggaggcccaacaacgtttataagaagaaggttgtgtagtagacatcaagctcttttctggcgccgttgccggggaggttagcacttgaaggtatatctttagatcttgcaaccgaatctttttgtttcttgttttagcactagtttagtttataaaagaaaactacaaaaaaaatggaattgagtttgcctcatacgcttcatctttttaatatctttcgtgagtatgatggaaaggaaaattgtgccaaagtgctagaagaagaatgcattagaatgtttggcactaaatatttgaatgatgagcatgattgcaatgttgttagtatgaattccttgaatatccatgatgctaatgatatgcaaagccacaagcttggggaagctatgtttgatgaagatgatattttttgtcccccaagttttgatgagcaaatttattatgatgaaatcatgactcctatttatgatgattatattgatgaaagtggatttggagaggtcatgactttattttgtgatgaatccactatttcggaagaggttccaattgattatgagaacaaagttgctatctatgatgattattgtgatgacttgtatgctataaagaataatgatatccatgaaaattgtcatcatgattttagttttcaatttgattatgcctcacatgataattattttgttgagtttgctcccactattattcatgagaagaattttgcttgtgtggagagtaataaaatttatatgcttgtagatcatgaaaagaatgatttatgtgatggttatattgttgaattcattcatgatgctactgaaaattattatgagggaggaatatatgcttgtaggaattgcaataatatgaagtttcctctctatgtgcttaaaactttgaagttatgcttgttttgccttcctatgctagttgatta
It encodes:
- the LOC119297759 gene encoding beta-fructofuranosidase, insoluble isoenzyme 2-like, which gives rise to MYTGDKQKTQDLYHEVQNIAFPKNKSDPLLREWVKPGSNPIIVPEGGINDTKFRDPTTAWHAEGHWSRDFKRWTRVRKPLHSAATGMWECPDFYPVAVDGWQYGLDTSVPSNKHVLKNSLEVGRERYVPDDPASDEHHLRYDYGNFYASKTFYDPVKRRWILWGWANESDTDTDDVAKGWAGIQADVEMSFEVPSLEGVEALDPALANDAQKLCSVRGVDVEGGVGPFGLWVLASSKLEERTTIFFRVFKAAHNINSTKLVVLMCSDPTMSSLSQNLYKPTFAGFVDTDITKGKISLRSLIDGSVVESFGAGGRTCILSRVYPTLARGDEARLHVFNNGKADIKVSQLIAWAMKPAFMNGA